From the genome of Methylomonas sp. UP202, one region includes:
- a CDS encoding FAD:protein FMN transferase codes for MRYVWMVGLLEALMLVGCQEQLPPIEKLSGFAQGTTYNISYWSPEPVDFKQVEAEVNQAFADLDKVLSNYRPDSSIEQFNANPSTESQTVDPQVVALVKIARTVSELSHGCYDLTIKPLFDLWGFKDDKLVIPEDAAIQDAMVNVGMDKLAVVDDNHIRKHLAKVRVDLSSIAQGYSVGKISQVMEQLGVDNYLVEIGGELKTHGHKPDGKSWRIAVEKPLPGERELHKVVTLPKDEAMAVMTSGTYRHFFDVKGQRYSHILDARTGRPVNHDLVAVSVFHADPTIADAWSTALLCLGHEEGMKVADEEKLQALFVRQQGTEFTESKTRALTTSAQIAIN; via the coding sequence ATGCGGTACGTGTGGATGGTGGGGCTGCTGGAAGCGTTGATGTTGGTGGGCTGCCAGGAGCAGCTACCACCAATCGAAAAATTGAGCGGCTTCGCGCAAGGCACGACCTATAACATCAGCTATTGGTCGCCCGAGCCGGTCGACTTCAAGCAAGTAGAGGCTGAGGTCAATCAAGCGTTTGCCGACCTGGATAAAGTCTTATCCAATTACCGGCCGGATTCGTCGATAGAACAATTTAACGCCAATCCGTCCACCGAAAGTCAAACGGTCGATCCGCAAGTGGTCGCGCTGGTCAAAATCGCACGTACCGTCAGCGAGCTGAGTCACGGCTGTTACGACTTGACCATCAAGCCGCTGTTCGATTTATGGGGTTTTAAGGACGACAAATTGGTCATCCCCGAGGATGCCGCGATTCAAGACGCAATGGTTAACGTCGGCATGGACAAGCTTGCGGTGGTCGACGACAACCACATCCGTAAGCATTTGGCGAAGGTCAGGGTAGACTTGTCGTCGATCGCCCAAGGCTATAGCGTCGGAAAAATCAGCCAAGTCATGGAACAATTGGGCGTGGACAATTATCTGGTGGAAATCGGCGGCGAATTGAAAACCCACGGCCACAAACCGGACGGCAAGTCCTGGCGTATCGCGGTGGAAAAGCCGTTGCCGGGCGAGCGCGAGTTGCACAAGGTGGTGACCTTACCCAAGGACGAGGCGATGGCGGTAATGACCTCCGGCACTTACCGGCACTTTTTCGATGTGAAGGGCCAGAGATACAGCCATATTTTGGACGCTCGCACCGGCCGGCCGGTCAATCATGATCTGGTTGCGGTCAGCGTGTTTCACGCCGACCCGACGATCGCGGATGCCTGGTCCACCGCCTTGTTGTGCTTGGGGCACGAAGAGGGCATGAAAGTAGCCGACGAAGAAAAATTGCAAGCGCTGTTCGTGCGCCAGCAAGGCACCGAATTTACCGAAAGCAAGACTCGGGCATTAACGACATCGGCGCAAATCGCAATCAACTGA
- a CDS encoding isochorismatase family protein, translated as MAPHPDLADCADSALVVVDLQGRLSAAMPADEAERVAKATLRLLKAADCLGVPVLATEQYPQGLGPTQAEIAAAWPSATSVFAKTGFSCCRASGFVEALAESGRRQVLLVGQEAHVCVLQSAYDLLQLGYRVQVLGDAVCSRNPEHKASALRRLQSRQVIVTNHESVLFEWLGDAAHPQFKAVSALLREKI; from the coding sequence ATGGCGCCCCATCCCGATTTGGCCGATTGCGCCGATAGCGCGCTGGTCGTCGTCGATTTGCAGGGCCGCTTGAGCGCGGCCATGCCGGCCGACGAGGCCGAGAGGGTCGCTAAGGCGACGCTTCGCTTGCTAAAGGCCGCCGATTGTTTGGGCGTGCCGGTGCTGGCGACCGAACAATATCCGCAAGGTCTCGGGCCGACTCAGGCCGAAATCGCCGCTGCTTGGCCTTCCGCGACGTCGGTATTCGCCAAGACCGGATTTTCCTGTTGCCGGGCTTCCGGTTTCGTCGAGGCGCTGGCCGAGAGCGGCCGCCGACAAGTACTGCTGGTCGGGCAGGAAGCCCACGTCTGCGTCTTGCAATCGGCCTACGACTTATTGCAATTGGGTTACCGGGTGCAGGTGCTCGGCGATGCGGTCTGTTCCAGAAATCCCGAGCATAAAGCATCGGCGCTGCGGCGTTTGCAGTCTCGGCAAGTGATCGTCACCAATCATGAATCGGTCTTGTTCGAATGGTTGGGCGATGCCGCTCATCCGCAATTCAAAGCAGTGTCGGCGCTATTGCGCGAAAAAATTTAA
- a CDS encoding DUF2231 domain-containing protein, giving the protein MLGWQQHLTMAVHGGADSGGGFAGSVAGWLVAIERAAGRSPGENFADLLPGIAAMENWHPLLVHFPIALLLLFVAIDIVACLAGKPAWRGAASWFLYAGTLFAAATVAAGLIAAANVAHGGNVHEIMEKHEHLGIAVLLLAALLSVWRIAVKGVIGGPANQVFGLLAMLLAGLLVFTADLGGLMVYKFGVAVRAADPINQGAAQQHRHEGGAEDADDHSAEDHGGHAH; this is encoded by the coding sequence ATGTTGGGATGGCAACAGCATTTGACGATGGCGGTGCACGGCGGCGCCGATAGTGGCGGCGGGTTTGCGGGCAGCGTGGCCGGCTGGCTGGTCGCGATTGAGAGGGCGGCGGGGCGATCGCCCGGCGAGAATTTCGCCGATTTGCTGCCTGGCATTGCCGCTATGGAGAACTGGCATCCGTTGCTGGTGCATTTTCCGATTGCGCTGTTGCTGTTGTTCGTCGCGATCGACATTGTGGCCTGTTTGGCGGGCAAGCCGGCTTGGCGCGGCGCGGCGAGCTGGTTTCTGTATGCCGGTACGCTATTCGCGGCGGCGACCGTCGCGGCAGGTCTGATCGCGGCGGCGAATGTCGCGCACGGCGGCAATGTCCATGAAATCATGGAAAAACACGAACACTTGGGGATAGCGGTATTGCTGTTGGCTGCGCTGTTGTCGGTCTGGCGTATCGCGGTTAAAGGGGTGATCGGCGGGCCGGCCAATCAAGTGTTTGGTTTATTGGCCATGCTACTTGCCGGTTTGTTGGTGTTTACCGCCGACTTGGGCGGCTTGATGGTTTATAAGTTCGGCGTTGCGGTGCGGGCCGCCGACCCAATCAACCAAGGCGCCGCCCAGCAGCACCGGCACGAGGGCGGGGCGGAGGACGCGGACGATCATTCCGCCGAAGACCACGGCGGTCATGCTCATTGA
- the smpB gene encoding SsrA-binding protein SmpB: MAAKKKKDNKATDNTIAVNRQATHEYTIEEQFEAGLVLEGWEVKSLRDGRIQLKESYIEIRRSEAWLCGAHISPMLSASTHVNPDAVRRKKLLLHARELAKLIGSVERKGYTLIPLSMYWIRGRAKLKLGLAKGKKLHDKRVASKEKDWQREKARIMKHA, translated from the coding sequence ATGGCCGCCAAGAAAAAAAAGGACAATAAAGCCACCGATAACACCATCGCCGTCAATCGCCAAGCGACTCACGAGTATACGATCGAGGAGCAATTCGAAGCCGGTTTGGTCTTGGAAGGCTGGGAAGTCAAGAGCTTGCGCGACGGTCGCATCCAGCTCAAGGAAAGCTATATCGAGATTCGCCGCAGCGAGGCTTGGTTGTGCGGGGCTCATATATCGCCGATGTTGTCGGCGTCCACTCATGTCAATCCGGATGCGGTACGCCGCAAGAAATTGCTGCTGCATGCCCGAGAATTGGCCAAATTGATCGGTTCCGTCGAGCGCAAGGGCTATACCTTGATTCCGCTGTCGATGTACTGGATACGCGGTCGCGCCAAGCTGAAATTGGGTTTGGCCAAGGGCAAGAAATTGCACGACAAGCGCGTCGCCTCCAAGGAAAAGGATTGGCAACGCGAGAAAGCCCGCATCATGAAGCACGCTTAA
- a CDS encoding sodium-dependent transporter, with amino-acid sequence MSDKTQSIHGAWSSRFAFILAATGSAVGLGNIWKFPYITGQNGGGAFVMVYLFCVAAIGVPIMIAEIMLGRRGRQNPINTMQSLAVEAGADPRWQYMGWLGMVGGFLILGYYSVIAGWSMAYIVKSFTGQFFSSDAGDIKALFDDLMASPIQQIFWHTVFMLATMQVVMRGVQGGLEKSVRFLMPALFFLLLILVAYAMSSGGYEQGIEFLFNPDFSKIDADAILTAMGHAFFTLSLGMGAIMVYGSYLPGHVSIAKTTFYIAGADTIVALLAGIAIFPLVFANHLEAAAGPGLIFQTLPLAFGHMGGGWLFGLLFFILLFFAALTSSISIIEPAVAWLVENKDLQRREACLWAGGACWALGVAVVFSFNIWSEHKWFDKNLFELLDYLTANLMLPLGGLAIAVFAGWKMKPAHAEQELELPPQGFQAWQFLIRYVAPASVFLVFLHVLGVL; translated from the coding sequence ATGAGCGACAAAACCCAATCCATCCACGGCGCATGGTCGTCCCGCTTCGCCTTTATTTTGGCGGCCACCGGGTCGGCGGTCGGTTTGGGCAACATCTGGAAATTTCCCTACATCACCGGCCAAAACGGCGGCGGCGCCTTCGTCATGGTTTACCTGTTTTGCGTGGCGGCGATCGGCGTGCCGATCATGATCGCCGAAATCATGTTGGGCCGGCGCGGTCGGCAAAACCCGATCAACACCATGCAGAGCCTGGCCGTCGAAGCCGGCGCCGACCCGCGCTGGCAATACATGGGCTGGCTGGGCATGGTCGGCGGTTTTTTGATCCTGGGTTATTACAGCGTCATCGCCGGCTGGTCCATGGCCTACATCGTCAAATCCTTCACCGGCCAGTTTTTTAGCTCGGACGCCGGCGACATCAAGGCCCTGTTCGACGACTTGATGGCCAGCCCGATCCAGCAAATTTTCTGGCACACCGTATTCATGCTGGCGACGATGCAAGTCGTCATGCGCGGCGTGCAAGGCGGCCTGGAAAAATCGGTGCGATTTCTGATGCCGGCCTTATTTTTCCTGCTTCTGATCCTGGTCGCCTATGCGATGAGCTCGGGCGGTTACGAACAAGGCATCGAATTTTTGTTCAACCCCGACTTCAGTAAAATCGACGCCGACGCAATCCTGACCGCGATGGGCCATGCCTTCTTCACACTGAGCCTGGGCATGGGCGCGATCATGGTCTACGGTTCCTATCTGCCCGGCCATGTTTCCATCGCCAAAACCACCTTTTACATCGCCGGCGCCGATACCATCGTCGCGCTGCTGGCCGGCATCGCCATCTTTCCGCTGGTGTTTGCCAACCACCTGGAAGCAGCGGCCGGCCCCGGCCTGATCTTCCAGACCCTGCCACTGGCTTTCGGCCACATGGGCGGCGGCTGGCTGTTCGGTCTATTGTTTTTTATCTTGCTGTTTTTCGCCGCGCTGACCTCGTCGATTTCGATCATCGAACCCGCCGTGGCCTGGTTGGTGGAAAACAAGGATCTGCAACGCCGCGAAGCCTGTCTGTGGGCCGGCGGCGCCTGCTGGGCGCTGGGCGTGGCGGTGGTGTTTTCGTTTAATATCTGGTCGGAACATAAATGGTTCGACAAGAATCTGTTCGAGCTGCTCGATTATTTGACCGCCAACCTGATGCTGCCGCTCGGCGGTTTGGCGATCGCGGTATTCGCCGGCTGGAAAATGAAACCGGCCCACGCCGAACAGGAACTGGAACTGCCGCCGCAAGGTTTTCAAGCTTGGCAATTTCTGATCCGCTACGTCGCGCCGGCTTCGGTATTCCTGGTATTCCTGCATGTCTTGGGGGTACTGTAA